One genomic window of Pocillopora verrucosa isolate sample1 chromosome 8, ASM3666991v2, whole genome shotgun sequence includes the following:
- the LOC131798616 gene encoding DNA-directed RNA polymerase I subunit RPA43 codes for MASPSKHVPYEFSLKEAKRKCSETNSCFVKEQTTEHIVLHPRYLGCVRKGVQEHLKSKLMRHSDILNGVPVNYEAFKIEQRTGSILEESPYIHFDVKVNIILFKPTIGSTLVGTVNKLGVDYVGCLVHNCFNASIAKSNFKNGLLFDSLDIGSEFLFKVIGTEAVNGVLAIIGEVKEQKVNKRKRKHKDIERYEQRSSDETDQPERVTELSPERLNQNSLNITDGNTKVKKKKNKVKHSRGKEGAKTF; via the exons ATGGCGTCTCCTTCGAAGCATGTGCCTTACGAATTTTCTCTTAAGGAAGCAAAAAGAAAGTGCTCTGAAACAAATTCTTGCTTTGTGAAGGAACAAACAACAGAACATATTGTACTACATCCACGATACCTCGGTTGTGTGAGGAAAGGAGTTCAGGAACATTTAAAAAGTAAGCTGATGAGGCATTCGGACATTCTGAACGGTGTGCCTGTAAATTATGAAGCTTTTAAAATTGAGCAAAGAACTGGCTCCATTCTAGAAGAATCACCCTATATTCATTTTGACGTAAAAGTAAATATCATCTTGTTTAAGCCGACGATCGGAAGTACGCTTGTGGGAACCGTAAACAAACTTGGCGTTGATTACGTTGGATGTTTGGTTCACAATTGTTTTAACGCTTCGATCGCgaaatcaaactttaaaaatggaTTACTTTTTGATAGCCTGGACATTGGAtctgaatttttatttaaagttaTTGGAACAGAAGCCGTGAATGGCGTTTTAGCGATAATAGGTGAAGTGAAGGAacaaaaagtcaacaaaag GAAAAGGAAACACAAAGATATAGAAAGATATGAACAACGGTCTAGTGATGAAACTGATCAGCCTGAAAGAGTGACTGAACTATCCCCTGAGAGACTGAATCAGAACAGTTTAAACATAACGGATGGAAATACAAAagtcaagaaaaagaagaataaagtcaaacattcaagaGGAAAGGAGGGGgccaaaactttttaa